In one window of Patagioenas fasciata isolate bPatFas1 chromosome 34, bPatFas1.hap1, whole genome shotgun sequence DNA:
- the LOC136114396 gene encoding class II histocompatibility antigen, B-L beta chain-like: MLPSPAAHWSRARHWAGRGDSPNWQSPPGSGVPAPLQPLLGAAMATGRAVGAVAVLVALVALGAPPARGQQTSGVFLEMSESECQFINGTEQVRFVETYIYNREQYVHFDSDVGLYVADTPLGEPSAKYLNSQPDLLEQRQAEVDTFCRHNYGVHAPFTVDRKVQPKVRVSPMQSSSLPQTDRLVCHVTGFYPAEIEVKWLKNGQEETEHVVSTDVIQNGDWTYQVLVFLETTPQRGETYTCQVEHVSLEHPLTRLWELQSDGARSKMLTGVGGFVLGLIFLALGLFLYMRKKVSVGAL, encoded by the exons ATGCTGCCCAGCCCCGCCGCTCACTGGTCCCGGGCGCGGCACTGGGCAGGACGGGGTGATTCCCCGAACTGGCAGAGTCCGCCTGGCTCGGGGGTCCCAGCGCCTTTGCAGCCTCTGCTGGGAGCGGCGATGGCCACGGGTCGTGCTGTGGGAGCTGTGGCcgtgctggtggcactggtggcgcTGGGAGCGCCCCCGGCTCGTGGGCAGCAGACCTCGG GGGTCTTCCTGGAGATGTCTGAGTCCGAGTGTCAGTTCATCAACGGCACGGAGCAGGTGAGGTTTGTGGAGACTTACATCTACAACCGGGAGCAGTACGTGCACTTTGACAGCGACGTGGGGCTCTATGTGGCTGACACCCCCCTGGGGGAGCCTTCTGCCAAGTACTTGAACAGCCAGCCAGACTTACTGGAGCAGAGACAGGCTGAGGTGGACACGTTCTGCCGACACAACTACGGGGTGCATGCTCCTTTCACTGTGGACAGGAAAG tGCAGCCCAAGGTGAGGGTCTCCCCCATGCAGTCGAGCTCCCTGCCCCAGACCGACAGGCTGGTTTGCCACGTGACGGGGTTTTACCCGGCGGAGATTGAGGTGAAGTGGCTCAAGAACGGGCAGGAGGAGACGGAGCACGTGGTGTCCACGGACGTGATCCAGAACGGAGACTGGACCTACCAGGTGCTGGTGTTCCTGGAAACCACCCCCCAGCGCGGGGAGACCTACACGTGCCAGGTGGAGCACGTCAGCCTGGAGCACCCGCTCACCCGGCTCTGGG AGCTGCAGTCGGACGGCGCCAGGAGCAAGATGCTGACGGGGGTGGGCGGCTTCGTGCTGGGGCTCATCTTCCTGGCGCTGGGGCTCTTCCTCTACATGCGCAAGAAGGTGAGTGTGGGGGCGCTG
- the LOC136114398 gene encoding HLA class II histocompatibility antigen, DR alpha chain-like, with protein sequence MAGGRGVLLALLALLTLPAAGAVKVGNVLIQAEFYQRDERLQQEGGEFMFDFDGDEIFHVDLQKTETVWRLPEFGEFAGFQAQGALQNMAIDKQNLEILMKRSNHSRGTIVPPEVTVFSEDPVELEDPNVLICYVDKFRPSVISITWLRNGKEVQDGVFETVFYPREDNSFRKFSYLPFVPTRGDYYDCRVEHEGLSTALLKHWEPELPLPASESTETVVCALGLAVGIVGIVVGTILIIKAMKMNSARNRRDPL encoded by the exons ATGGCCGGAGGACGGGGCGTCCTGCTggcgctgctggcgctgctgaCCCTGCCGGCCGCGGGGGCCGTGAAAG TGGGGAACGTACTGATCCAGGCAGAGTTCTACCAGCGGGATGAAAGGCTGCAGCAGGAGGGCGGCGAGTTCATGTTTGATTTCGATGGGGATGAGATCTTCCACGTGGACCTGCAGAAGACTGAGACGGTCTGGCGCCTGCCCGAGTTCGGGGAATTTGCCGGCTTCCAGGCACAGGGAGCGCTGCAGAACATGGCTATAGACAAACAAAACTTGGAGATCTTGATGAAAAGGTCCAACCACTCACGAGGAACCATTG tgccacccgaGGTGACGGTGTTCTCTGAGGACCCTGTGGAGCTGGAGGACCCCAACGTCCTGATCTGCTACGTGGACAAGTTCCGGCCATCCGTGATCTCCATCACGTGGCTCAGGAACGGGAAGGAGGTGCAGGACGGAGTCTTCGAGACCGTTTTCTACCCACGGGAGGACAACAGCTTCCGCAAGTTCTCCTACCTGCCCTTCGTCCCCACCCGGGGGGACTACTACGACTGCCGTGTGGAGCACGAGGGGCTGTCCACCGCCCTCCTGAAGCACTGGG AGCCCGAGCTGCCGCTCCCCGCCTCCGAGAGCACCGAGACCGTGGTGTGCGCCCTGGGCCTGGCCGTGGGCATCGTCGGCATCGTCGTGGGCACCATCCTCATCATCAAGGCCATGAAGATGAACAGCGCCCGCAACCGGCGGGACCCCTTGTGA
- the LOC136114395 gene encoding class II histocompatibility antigen, B-L beta chain-like yields the protein MLPSPAAHWSRARHWAGRGDSPNWQSPPGSGVPAPLQPLLGAAMATGRAVGAVAVLVALVALGAPPARGQQTSGVFQVMLKFECQFINGTDQVRFVHRYIYNEQQITHFDSDVGLYVADTPLGEPDAKYWNSQPDLLEQRQAEVDRFCRHNYGVATPFTVDRKVQPKVRVSPMQSSSLPQTDRLVCHVTGFYPAEIEVKWLKNGQEETEHVVSTDVIQNGDWTYQVLVFLETTPQRGETYTCQVEHVSLEHPLTRLWELQSDGARSKMLTGVGGFVLGLIFLALGLFLYMRKKGTALPRLQGS from the exons ATGCTGCCCAGCCCCGCCGCTCACTGGTCCCGGGCGCGGCACTGGGCAGGACGGGGTGATTCCCCGAACTGGCAGAGTCCGCCTGGCTCGGGGGTCCCAGCGCCTTTGCAGCCTCTGCTGGGAGCGGCGATGGCCACGGGTCGTGCTGTGGGAGCTGTGGCcgtgctggtggcactggtggcgcTGGGAGCGCCCCCGGCTCGTGGGCAGCAGACCTCGG GGGTCTTCCAGGTGATGTTGAAGTTCGAGTGTCAGTTCATCAACGGCACCGATCAGGTGAGGTTTGTGCACAGGTACATCTACAACGAGCAGCAGATTACGCACTTCGACAGCGACGTGGGGCTCTATGTGGCTGACACCCCCCTGGGGGAGCCTGATGCCAAGTACTGGAACAGCCAGCCGGACTTACTGGAGCAGAGACAGGCTGAGGTGGACAGGTTCTGCCGACACAACTACGGGGTGGCGACTCCTTTCACTGTGGACAGGAAAG tGCAGCCCAAGGTGAGGGTCTCCCCCATGCAGTCGAGCTCCCTGCCCCAGACCGACAGGCTGGTTTGCCACGTGACGGGGTTTTACCCGGCGGAGATTGAGGTGAAGTGGCTCAAGAACGGGCAGGAGGAGACGGAGCACGTGGTGTCCACGGACGTGATCCAGAACGGAGACTGGACCTACCAGGTGCTGGTGTTCCTGGAAACCACCCCCCAGCGCGGGGAGACCTACACGTGCCAGGTGGAGCACGTCAGCCTGGAGCACCCGCTCACCCGGCTCTGGG AGCTGCAGTCGGACGGCGCCAGGAGCAAGATGCTGACGGGGGTGGGCGGCTTCGTGCTGGGGCTCATCTTCCTGGCGCTGGGGCTCTTCCTCTACATGCGCAAGAAG GGCACCGCGCTCCCCAGGCTGCAG GGCTCCTGA
- the LOC136114399 gene encoding HLA class II histocompatibility antigen, DR alpha chain-like codes for MAGGRGVLLALLALLTLPAAGAVKVGHVEVQVDLYQRDERLQQEGGEFMFDFDGDEIFHMDLQKKETVWRLPEFSEYTSFQAQGALQNMVVMKQNLENDMERSNRSQGTIAPPEVTVFSEDPVELEDPNVLICYVHKFWPPVISITWLRNGKEVQDGVFETVFYRGQDRTFRKFSYLPFVPTRGDYYDCRVEHEGLSTALLKHWEPELPLPTSESTETLVCALGLAVGIVGIVVGTILIIKAMKMNSARNQRGLL; via the exons ATGGCCGGAGGACGGGGCGTCCTGCTggcgctgctggcgctgctgaCCCTGCCGGCCGCGGGGGCCGTGAAAG TGGGGCACGTGGAGGTCCAGGTTGACTTATACCAGCGGGATGAAAGGCTGCAGCAGGAGGGCGGCGAGTTCATGTTTGATTTCGATGGGGACGAGATCTTCCACATGGACCTGCAGAAGAAAGAGACCGTGTGGCGCCTGCCTGAGTTCAGCGAATACACCAGCTTCCAGGCACAGGGAGCGCTGCAGAACATGGTTGTAATGAAACAGAACTTGGAGAACGATATGGAAAGGTCCAACCGCTCTCAGGGAACCATCG cACCACCTGAGGTGACGGTGTTCTCTGAGGACCCTGTGGAGCTGGAGGACCCCAACGTCCTGATCTGCTACGTGCACAAGTTCTGGCCACCCGTGATCTCCATCACGTGGCTCAGGAACGGGAAGGAGGTGCAGGACGGAGTCTTCGAGACCGTTTTCTACCGAGGGCAGGACCGCACCTTCCGCAAGTTCTCCTACCTGCCCTTCGTCCCCACCCGGGGGGACTACTACGACTGCCGTGTGGAGCACGAGGGGCTGTCCACCGCCCTCCTGAAGCACTGGG AGCCCGAGCTGCCGCTCCCCACCTCCGAGAGCACCGAGACCCTGGTGTGTGCCCTGGGCCTGGCCGTGGGCATCGTCGGCATCGTCGTGGGCACCATCCTCATCATCAAGGCCATGAAGATGAACAGCGCCCGCAACCAGCGGGGCCTCTTGTGA